Proteins co-encoded in one Rhopalosiphum maidis isolate BTI-1 chromosome 2, ASM367621v3, whole genome shotgun sequence genomic window:
- the LOC113553987 gene encoding amyloid-beta-like protein gives MRAVVLCAALFVAPLYALTLKGIGADGPAPVHFEPQVAVLCDAKSDTPYYSQYMSENGRWTSDTKRKVGCLKEKVDILDYCKKVYPKNDITNIVESSHYVKIGNWCKMGFNKCKHTDWVKPYRCLEGQFQSDALLVPENCIFDHVHNQSKCWPFDRWNQTASQACQDRDHNLRSFAMLLPCGISLFSGVEFVCCPYKDKIQLKKTAPVAADSLLSSDQFDIEEDIDDNDDDEDDDDETNDEEDDDDDYDNYDDIPPSRMSSTSTSTAAPTTTTSTTTMATTTRKATTTTTTVPPPPPPPPSTPESSHTTPSNPIRNLPTPDTYFTHFDPRDEHKLYKEALNRLEELHREKVTKVMKDWSDLEERYQEMRSKDPHMAEEFKQRMTLRFQQTVQSLEEEGSAEKHQLFAMHQQRVNAHINHRKKEAMNCYVFALNENPPNTHKVQKCLQKLLRSLHKDRHHTIAHYRHLLASSIELAEREKSVTLEHLVDIDHMVNQSLQMLYRYPTLSRKISQLMSDYIQALRSKDDTPGSLLAMTRDAEASILDKYKEEISTTQEEKSRTRYPMEMKRKQPHEMVESKEAKLQVETAAEFDANENTESQPHPGQQLQAQQQPSAIKPDQNAATAPVAAVQHHDHDSEPKISHAQVHDISHGEPTFFTRKNFHHDSRNVHLTLAFAGLSLIAAICVGVAVIRRRNARLPQNQGFIEVDQGISQEERHVANMQINGYENPTYKYFEVKDQ, from the exons gGCATAGGTGCTGATGGTCCTGCACCGGTACACTTTGAGCCTCAAGTGGCTGTGCTGTGCGATGCGAAATCAGATACCCCATACTATAGCCAGTACATGTCAGAGAACGGTCGATGGACGTCTGACACGAAACGCAAAGTTGGATGCTTAAAGGAAAAAGTTGACATTTTGGACTACTGTAAAAAA GTTTACCCCAAAAACGACATAACCAATATAGTGGAATCCAGCCATTACGTAAAAATCGGTAACTGGTGTAAAATGGGATTCAACAAATGCAAGCACACGGACTGGGTGAAACCGTACAGATGTCTCG AAGGACAATTCCAAAGTGACGCTCTCCTGGTTCCCGAGAATTGTATATTCGACCACGTACATAATCAGAGCAAATGCTGGCCTTTTGATCGCTGGAACCAAACTGCGAGTCAAGCTTGTCAGGATCGTGACCATAACCTAAGAAGTTTCGCCATGTTGCTCCCTTGTGGCATATCGTTGTTTTCCGGTGTAGAATTTGTCTGCTGTCCATATAAAG ataaaattcaattgaaGAAAACGGCACCCGTAGCTGCAGATAGCCTTCTCTCTTCGGATCAATTTGACATAGAAGAAGACATTGACGACAATGATGATGACGaggatgatgatgatgaaacAAATGATGAAGAAGATGATGACGATGATTATGATAACTACGATGACATACCACCATCTCGCATGTCATCAACTTCAACCTCAACTGCAGCACCAACCACCACTACCTCCACCACTACGATGGCGACAACTACGAGGAAAGCAACTACAACCACGACGACCGTACCACCACCACCTCCTCCACCACCATCTACTCCCGAAAGCTCTCACACTACACCATCCAACCCTATCAGGAACTTACCGACCCCAGACACATATTTCACACATTTCGATCCCAGAGACGaacataaattgtacaaaGAAGCTCTGAACCGATTGGAAGAATTGCACCGTGAAAAAGTGACCAAAGTTATGAAAGACTGGTCTGATTTAGAAGAACGGTACCAAGAAATGCGTTCCAAAGACCCGCATATGGCTGAAGAATTCAAACAACGAATGACACTCCGATTCCAACAGACCGTACAGTCTCTAGAAGAAGAAGGCTCAGCAGAAAAACACCAACTGTTCGCTATGCATCAACAAAGAGTGAACGCCCATATTAATCATAGAAAGAAGGAAGCCATGAATTGTTACGTTTTCGCTCTCAATGAAAATCCTccgaat ACACACAAAGTACAGAAATGTCTTCAGAAACTTCTCAGATCGTTGCACAAGGACCGTCATCACACAATAGCACATTACCGACACTTGCTTGCGTCTAGTATTGAATTGGCGGAACGTGAAAAATCAGTCACGTTGGAACATTTGGTAGACATTGATCACATGGTCAACCAATCGCTACAGATGCTTTACAG ATATCCAACGCTGTCACGTAAGATTTCACAGTTGATGTCAGACTACATCCAAGCGCTTAGGAGCAAGGATGATACTCCAGGATCTCTGTTAGCTATGACCCGTGATGCCGAAGCTAGTATACTGGATAAATACAAGGAAGAAATTTCAACAACACAAGAAG aaaaatCTCGTACAAGATATCCGATGGAAATGAAACGTAAACAACCACACGAAATGGTCGAATCAAAGGAGGCCAAACTTCAAGTTGAAACAGCTGCTGAGTTCGACGCTAATGAAAACACAGAATCCCAACCACACCCAGGTCAACAGCTACAAGCTCAACAACAACCCTCAGCGATCAAACCCGACCAAAATGCCGCCACCGCTCCAGTCGCTGCCGTACAACACCACGACCACGATTCCGAACCGAAAATCTCTCATGCCCAAGTGCATGACATAAGTCATGGAGAACCG ACATTCTTCACCCGAAAGAACTTCCACCATGATTCAAGAAACGTCCATCTAACGTTGGCATTTGCTGGATTATCATTAATAGCTGCTATTTGTGTCGGAGTAGCCGTGATCCGTAGGAGAAACGCCAGATTACCACAAAATCAA GGATTTATCGAAGTCGATCAAGGTATATCTCAAGAAGAACGTCATGTAGCCAATATGCAGATAAATGGATACGAGAATCccacctataaatattttgaagtcaAAGATCAATAA